The following are encoded together in the Ezakiella massiliensis genome:
- a CDS encoding DUF6442 family protein → MNRDEVLARSREEYKHNDEMMVDILQKAGEVSSQIGLAVAAILFGVEAFFFNSYNYGILSIYFSIEATKELVKYAKLKEKKQLLMGMLMSIIGIALFAANLITLK, encoded by the coding sequence ATGAACAGAGATGAAGTTCTAGCAAGAAGTCGTGAGGAGTATAAACATAACGATGAGATGATGGTTGATATTTTACAAAAAGCGGGCGAAGTTTCTAGCCAAATTGGTTTAGCTGTTGCCGCCATTTTATTTGGAGTTGAGGCCTTTTTCTTCAATTCCTATAATTATGGAATACTAAGTATTTATTTTAGTATTGAAGCAACTAAAGAACTTGTAAAATATGCAAAATTGAAAGAAAAAAAGCAGCTGTTAATGGGCATGCTTATGTCAATCATAGGGATTGCCTTATTTGCAGCTAACCTTATAACATTGAAGTAG
- a CDS encoding helix-turn-helix transcriptional regulator has product MDDKLVLKNYLKEVRKEKGYSQQQLADEVGVSRNTISSIETGQFNPTAKLALILCIALEKKFEDIFYF; this is encoded by the coding sequence ATGGATGATAAACTAGTTCTCAAAAATTATTTGAAGGAAGTTAGAAAAGAGAAAGGCTATTCACAACAGCAGTTAGCTGACGAGGTGGGCGTTTCAAGAAATACAATTAGTTCAATAGAAACCGGTCAATTTAACCCAACCGCTAAGTTAGCTTTGATACTTTGTATTGCTTTAGAAAAGAAATTTGAGGATATTTTCTATTTTTAG